The following are encoded together in the Pseudodesulfovibrio indicus genome:
- a CDS encoding AAA family ATPase, whose amino-acid sequence MNTRIIPISLAISDKKQRERLVEMIAANPMARLVDDDAEEMGVLIYEPGESVDEDMPHIIHALESGQAEDVYLAGNVSDPEVLIRAMRSGIREYLKFPLEENDFRASLLRTAMRSSLESDEGEKGKLFTVLGCKSGQGTTSLAVNLACALNARQPGRTVLLDLRTPMGEVPYFLDLKHEYTWGDLVADITRLDATYLQSVIAEHESGLHVLPGPAHAERPDNHTLLMILEQLRSSYDYVVVDTSTPVEDDLPKEIELADSMLVTLQLSLPCLARVSRLADSIGSQDPDANRRMRLVANRVARNGSIGVPEAAEVLNRAITWSVPDDGETVLSAINQGTPLVLAFPKSPSAKAVQAIANELAPRPRKARKGFSLPFGSLFRKKGKGSDANDSLAGATL is encoded by the coding sequence ATGAATACCAGAATCATACCCATATCGCTGGCGATCAGCGACAAGAAGCAGCGGGAGCGCCTCGTGGAGATGATCGCGGCCAATCCCATGGCCCGCCTCGTGGACGACGACGCCGAGGAGATGGGCGTCCTGATCTACGAACCGGGCGAGTCCGTGGACGAGGACATGCCGCACATCATCCACGCCCTGGAATCCGGGCAGGCCGAGGACGTCTACCTGGCAGGCAACGTGTCCGACCCGGAGGTCCTCATCCGCGCCATGCGCAGCGGCATCCGCGAATATCTCAAGTTCCCCCTGGAGGAGAACGACTTCCGAGCCTCCCTGCTGCGCACGGCCATGCGTTCCAGCCTGGAATCGGACGAGGGCGAGAAGGGCAAGCTGTTCACGGTGCTCGGCTGCAAGTCCGGGCAGGGAACCACCTCCCTGGCCGTGAACCTGGCCTGCGCGCTCAACGCACGCCAGCCCGGCCGCACCGTGCTGCTCGACCTGCGCACCCCCATGGGCGAGGTCCCGTATTTCCTGGACCTCAAGCACGAATACACCTGGGGCGACCTGGTGGCCGACATCACCCGCCTCGACGCCACCTACCTCCAGAGCGTCATCGCCGAGCACGAGTCCGGCCTGCACGTCCTGCCCGGACCGGCCCACGCCGAACGGCCCGACAACCACACCCTGCTGATGATCCTCGAGCAGCTCCGGTCCAGCTACGACTACGTGGTGGTGGATACCTCCACCCCGGTTGAGGACGACCTGCCCAAGGAGATCGAGCTGGCCGACTCCATGCTCGTGACCCTGCAGCTCTCCCTGCCGTGCCTGGCCCGCGTGTCCCGGCTGGCCGACTCCATCGGCTCCCAGGACCCGGACGCCAACCGGCGCATGCGGCTGGTGGCCAACCGCGTGGCCCGCAACGGCTCCATCGGCGTGCCCGAGGCCGCCGAGGTCCTGAACCGGGCCATCACCTGGTCCGTGCCGGACGACGGCGAGACCGTGCTCTCGGCCATCAACCAGGGCACGCCCCTGGTCCTCGCCTTCCCCAAGTCGCCCTCGGCCAAGGCCGTGCAGGCCATCGCCAACGAGCTGGCCCCCCGGCCCCGAAAGGCCCGCAAGGGGTTCTCCCTGCCGTTCGGCTCCCTGTTCCGCAAGAAGGGCAAGGGTTCCGACGCCAATGACAGCCTTGCAGGAGCGACCTTATGA
- a CDS encoding CpaF family protein, which translates to MNLAERLNRNAAKRAATTGAVAAAPKAKAQPKASKVEAAEHYFDIKTRIHDRLIDMIDLSILDSLSETETRAEIAKVTEGLLWGEFRNAPLNLAERKRMLAEIQDEVIGLGPLEPYVQDPTVNDILVNGYKQIYVERSGKLELTPARFKDDDHLRKIIDRIVSLVGRRIDESQPLCDARLLDGSRVNAVIPPLAIDGPSLSIRKFSKDPLEVADLIGFNSLTPEMALLMKGIVQTQLNVLISGGTGSGKTTLLNCLSRNVPEDERIVTIEDAAELQLKQEHVVRLETRPANIEGRGEITMRDLVKNCLRMRPDRIIVGEVRSAEALDMLQAMNTGHDGSLTTIHANTPRDALMRLETMISMAGLNLNPLSMKRYISSAIDVIIQATRLVDGSRKVISIQEVTGMEGEMITMQEIFAFEQIGLSAEGKVEGYFTSRGIRPKFAEKLERMGFPFPPDMFRVTPRPAPARKE; encoded by the coding sequence ATGAACCTCGCGGAACGACTGAACAGGAACGCGGCCAAGCGCGCCGCCACCACCGGCGCCGTTGCGGCCGCCCCCAAGGCGAAGGCCCAGCCCAAGGCCTCCAAGGTCGAGGCCGCCGAGCATTATTTCGACATCAAGACCCGCATCCACGACCGGCTCATCGACATGATCGACCTCTCGATCCTGGACTCCCTGTCCGAGACCGAGACCCGCGCCGAGATCGCCAAGGTCACCGAGGGGCTGCTGTGGGGCGAGTTCCGCAACGCGCCCCTGAACCTGGCCGAGCGCAAGCGGATGCTGGCCGAGATCCAGGATGAGGTCATCGGCCTCGGCCCCCTGGAGCCCTACGTCCAGGACCCCACGGTCAACGATATCCTGGTCAACGGCTACAAGCAGATCTACGTGGAGCGGTCCGGCAAGCTGGAGCTGACCCCGGCGCGCTTCAAGGACGACGACCACCTGCGCAAGATCATCGACCGCATCGTTTCCCTGGTGGGACGGCGCATCGACGAATCCCAGCCGCTGTGCGACGCCCGCCTGCTGGACGGCTCGCGCGTCAACGCGGTCATCCCGCCGCTGGCCATCGACGGCCCGTCGCTCTCCATCCGCAAGTTTTCCAAGGACCCGCTGGAAGTGGCCGACCTCATCGGCTTCAACTCCCTGACCCCGGAGATGGCCCTGCTCATGAAGGGCATCGTCCAGACCCAGCTCAACGTGCTCATCTCCGGCGGCACCGGCTCCGGCAAGACGACCCTGCTCAACTGCCTGTCGCGCAATGTACCCGAGGACGAGCGCATCGTGACCATCGAGGACGCGGCGGAGCTGCAGCTCAAGCAGGAGCACGTGGTCCGGCTGGAGACCCGCCCGGCCAACATCGAGGGACGCGGCGAGATCACCATGCGCGACCTGGTCAAGAACTGCCTGCGCATGCGGCCCGACCGGATCATCGTCGGCGAGGTCCGTTCCGCCGAGGCCCTGGACATGCTCCAGGCCATGAACACCGGTCACGACGGCTCCCTGACCACCATCCACGCCAACACCCCCCGCGACGCCCTGATGCGTCTGGAGACCATGATCTCCATGGCCGGGCTGAATCTCAACCCGCTGTCCATGAAGCGCTACATCTCCTCGGCCATCGACGTCATCATCCAGGCCACCCGGCTGGTGGACGGCTCGCGCAAGGTCATCTCCATCCAGGAAGTGACCGGCATGGAAGGGGAGATGATCACCATGCAGGAGATCTTCGCCTTCGAGCAGATCGGCTTGAGCGCCGAGGGCAAGGTGGAGGGATACTTCACCTCCCGGGGCATCCGCCCCAAGTTCGCGGAAAAGCTCGAACGCATGGGTTTCCCGTTCCCGCCGGACATGTTCCGCGTCACCCCCAGGCCCGCGCCCGCGAGGAAGGAGTAA
- a CDS encoding type II secretion system F family protein — MSMTLIIVGVAVLAVFLLVMAVGSFMQSGSDRAQRRVKDRLRALAMTGIDDNAVDLVLRETTLSDVPMFNRLLERMQWSRNFNRLLYQADAKGSAGTYLLVCALLAVIGFYAGTFSDRLWVSLCSAALLGYLPVGVLRSRKRKRMDRFQKQLPEALDLMARALKAGHTFGGGMRMVADEFESPIGPEFGKTLDEINYGLDVDRALTNLQGRVDCPDLKFFVVSVNIQRETGGNLAEIIAKIAGLVRERFALYGKIRVLSAEGRVSAYILIALPFLITGILYAVNADYISLLWTRELGQNMVWAAAFSMVFGALIIRKIITIKV; from the coding sequence ATGTCCATGACACTGATCATCGTCGGCGTCGCCGTGCTCGCGGTCTTCCTGCTGGTCATGGCCGTGGGCTCGTTCATGCAGTCCGGTTCCGACCGGGCCCAGCGCCGCGTCAAGGACCGGCTCCGCGCCCTGGCCATGACCGGCATCGACGACAACGCCGTGGACCTGGTCCTGCGCGAAACCACCTTGAGCGACGTGCCCATGTTCAACCGGCTGCTGGAGCGCATGCAGTGGTCCAGGAATTTCAACCGCCTCCTGTACCAGGCCGACGCCAAGGGGTCGGCGGGCACCTATCTGCTGGTCTGCGCCCTGCTGGCGGTCATCGGTTTCTATGCCGGGACCTTCTCCGACCGGCTCTGGGTCTCCCTGTGCTCGGCCGCGTTGCTCGGCTACCTGCCCGTGGGCGTGCTCCGGTCCAGGAAGCGCAAGCGCATGGACCGGTTCCAGAAGCAGCTGCCCGAGGCGCTCGACCTCATGGCCCGCGCCCTCAAGGCCGGACACACCTTCGGCGGCGGCATGCGCATGGTGGCGGACGAGTTCGAGAGTCCCATCGGTCCCGAGTTCGGCAAGACGCTGGACGAGATCAACTACGGCCTGGACGTGGACCGCGCCCTGACCAACCTCCAGGGCAGGGTGGACTGCCCGGACCTGAAGTTCTTCGTGGTCTCGGTGAACATCCAGCGCGAGACCGGCGGCAACCTGGCCGAGATCATCGCCAAGATCGCCGGGCTGGTGCGCGAGCGGTTCGCCCTGTACGGCAAGATCCGGGTCCTGTCCGCCGAGGGGCGCGTGTCCGCCTACATCCTCATTGCCCTCCCGTTCCTGATCACCGGCATCCTCTACGCGGTCAACGCCGATTACATCAGCCTGCTGTGGACCCGCGAGCTGGGGCAGAACATGGTCTGGGCGGCGGCGTTTTCCATGGTCTTCGGCGCGCTCATCATCCGCAAGATCATCACGATCAAGGTCTAG